The Halogranum gelatinilyticum genome includes a window with the following:
- a CDS encoding AzlD domain-containing protein: protein MTTSYGPATLWAVILALGVVTYAIRLSFIALFGRVDDIPEWVERALSYVPAAVLAALVVPALVTIEPSLVDTVADDRLVAGLVAAAVAWRTENVFATIAVGMLVLWAIRFGLPLVA from the coding sequence ATGACGACCAGCTACGGCCCGGCGACGCTGTGGGCCGTCATTCTCGCTCTCGGCGTCGTCACCTACGCCATCCGCCTCTCCTTTATCGCACTGTTCGGCCGCGTCGACGACATCCCCGAGTGGGTCGAACGGGCACTGTCGTACGTCCCGGCGGCGGTGCTCGCGGCACTGGTCGTCCCGGCACTCGTGACCATCGAACCGTCGCTCGTCGACACTGTGGCCGACGACCGACTCGTCGCCGGTCTCGTCGCCGCCGCCGTCGCCTGGCGGACGGAGAACGTCTTTGCGACCATCGCCGTCGGGATGCTCGTGCTGTGGGCGATCCGCTTCGGTCTCC
- a CDS encoding AzlC family ABC transporter permease — protein MDRVSTHFSAGIRDALPLLLGILPFALVAGVAAAETGLSLLQAVGMSVFVFAGASQLAALELLGNDASLAVVVLTAAVINLRMLMYSASIAPHFRAATARIRALLAYFLTDQAFALTVARYDADDSGQRWYYLGVSLALWGVWQVGTVVGVVVGAGVPESWGLEFAVPLVFLALLVPALKNRESLAAGAAAGIVAVVGAGLPFNLGLIVAALVGVAAGMFVEGRR, from the coding sequence ATGGACCGAGTCTCGACTCACTTCTCCGCAGGGATCCGTGACGCGCTTCCCCTCCTCCTCGGTATCCTCCCCTTCGCGCTCGTCGCGGGCGTCGCCGCCGCCGAAACCGGTCTCTCGCTCCTTCAGGCGGTCGGAATGTCCGTCTTCGTCTTCGCAGGTGCGTCGCAGCTGGCCGCACTCGAACTGCTCGGGAACGACGCCTCGCTCGCCGTCGTCGTTCTCACGGCCGCCGTCATCAACCTCCGGATGCTGATGTACTCGGCCTCTATCGCGCCGCACTTCCGGGCCGCGACGGCCCGTATCCGCGCGCTGCTCGCGTACTTCCTCACCGACCAGGCGTTCGCGCTCACCGTCGCCCGCTACGACGCCGACGACTCGGGCCAGCGGTGGTACTATCTCGGCGTGTCGCTCGCGCTGTGGGGCGTCTGGCAGGTCGGCACCGTCGTCGGCGTCGTCGTCGGCGCGGGCGTCCCCGAGTCGTGGGGCCTCGAGTTCGCCGTCCCGCTCGTCTTCCTCGCCTTGCTCGTGCCGGCGTTGAAAAACCGTGAATCGCTCGCCGCAGGGGCCGCCGCAGGCATCGTCGCCGTCGTCGGTGCGGGACTCCCGTTCAATCTCGGACTGATCGTCGCCGCGCTCGTCGGCGTCGCGGCCGGGATGTTCGTGGAGGGACGGCGATGA